TTGCCAATATCAGCAAGTTGGGCTTTGTCATTATTTTTGGGACGTTATTGGCCTTTCTCTTCTTTTTACAAAGCCTCAATTACATTCGGCCGACTGTCGTTAGTCTGTTGGACGCCTTCGAACCATTATCCGCCACAATTATTGCCGTCGTCTTGTTAGGGGTTAGCTTTCAATGGCTGGATATCTTGGGAAGTCTTTTAATTATCAGTACGGTCTTCGTCTTGGCACTTGGTCAACGCCACAATGACGCCGCAGCAGTAAACTTTCGCCAAGCTCGCCATGAGGATGACCTTTAAGCAGCCATTCATTGTGTGCAAACTCGGCTGATCTAAATTTTAATCAATCCGGTAAAAAGCGGGCACTTAATTTTCAAATTTGAAAATTAAGTGCCCGCTTTAGGCTAATAGCCACGCGATAAATCAACTTGGTTACGACACAATGTGCCTTGGTCGTTGAATTGGTCAAAATTAGCTTTGAAGATTGGAAAAACAACTGTCCTAAAATGCGCAATTTGTCCTGAAATATGGGGCGTAATCAAGACATCGGCGCGTTGCCATAATGGATGGGTCGCCGGTAATGGCTCTGGATCTGTCACGTCCAAGGCCGCCCAACTCAATTGATGCTGGTCTAGCGCAGTAATTAAATCCGCCGTAACCACTGATGGTCCTCGCCCAATGTTAATGAACATCGGGTGCTGGCCTAGTTGTTGGAACCACTGTGCATTAAAGAAGTGGGCCGTTGTCGGCGTTAATGGTAGGGCATTGACAATAAAGTTGGCGGTTGCTAAAGCCGCTGCCGTATCCGTCAATGCCACGGTCTGTGTGAAATGTGGTGCGGGATGTCCGGTTGTATTGACCCCAACAACTTGGAGTCCTAAGACTGCAGCTTTAACCGCTAAAGCCTGACCAATCTGACCGGTCCCATAAATCAATAGCTGTTGTCCCGTTAACGTACGCGTCGTTGTTGGCAAGGTCCACTGGCGCATTCCAATCTGATTTTGCCAAGCAGCATGATACCCGCGGACAACGGTGAGCATCGCTGCTAGCGCTGACTCACTGATTGCATCCGCATGAATCCCACTAGTATTGGCAACCAGTACCCCCGCCGCTTTTAGCTGTGCGAGTGGTAAATAGTCAACCCCCGCTGAAATCACCTGTAAGAATTTCAAATGGACCGGTGTTTGGGCCAATAGCTCTTTCAAAATCGGATGATTGCCATACATTACTTCTACTTGCGCATATTCAGCTGGCTTTAATGTCGTGACTGTTTTGAATTGCCAAGCCGGATACATCTGTTGTAACTGTTCCAGTTGTGCTGCTTTGGTCGCTTGTACCATTAATGCAATTGGCATCCTAAAATCCCCCATCTCTAAGTTTTAGAAAAGCACAACGTCAATAATGACGTTGCGCCGATTGAATTAGCTTTAATTAATAAGTGGTTGAGAAACTGTAACCATCTGTGGTGGTACTAGTTGTATCACTACTACTTGAATTATCACTGGATGCATTGCTGCTACTGCTGTCAGCACTGTAATAGCTGCTACTGTCTGCAGAACTTGTCGCCGTATCATTATCGTTCGTCGTGGTGCTATCCGTCGTCGTTGAATAAGCCGAATAACTCGAACTCGTATCTGATGAGCTTGACTCTTCTGAACTAGATTCCTCACTAGATGAACTCGATAACGATGGTTCACTATAACTTGATGATGAACTGCTTTCGTTGGCAATCGATGTTTGGCGTGAGCTTTCGGCTGCCGCAGCAGCGGCTTCTGACTTCGCTAACTTCTTGCGATCAGCCTTCAACCGTGCATAATCATTGCGTGCTAATTGGGATTTCGACTGGTAAGCTTTCAAGTGTTTCATAACTTTATCAACTCGACTCGTTGAAACCGAAGACTTCAACTTATCTTTCTTGGTATACAGGTCTTTAAAATCTCGATGGTAGCCTTGAACTGCCTTGACCGTTTTGCCTGTCACTGATAATTTTTCTTGATATTTAGTCGTAAAATCAGCTTTACTGGTCGCTAAATCAGTCGCCTTCAGTTGGTTGTTAGCTGTCGTAATTGTGGCTGTCGTAACACCGACTTTAATGAGCTTGTCTTCATTATACAACCCCTGATACGTCGTTCGTACTTTTAACATCTTAACTGCCGTATCATGTTGCTGCTGCAGACTAGTTTTTTCACTTGAAGCCTTTAAATCATCAATCGCCGTTTGGAGTTGTGCTAACTTCGTGGTTGATGCGCTGGCTCGTAAATCACTTTTATCGGCCGTATAAATCTTTTTGACTTGAGCTTCAGCATTGCTTCTAGCTTGCGACTGCGTGGTCTTAGCATTGGTCCACATATACATAGACCCCACGGCGGCCACAATTAAAATAACAACCCCTAACAACATCAAGCGTCGATTACGTCGCCGCCGTTGTGGTTTTTGATGAGGCTTATTATTATTAGCCTTAGCCTTCTTCTTCAAATGCGGATTTTCGTCATTAGTTGCCGCCGCACTGACAGGCGTTTCACCATGTCGGGCCATTCGTGACATCGTTTCAGAATCGTCAGTCGTCCGATCTGTTCGTGGTGCAGCGCTACCGGCATTTGGCTGTTGATCCCCATATAATTCTTCACGTGACAGTGGTAATTCAGGCTGTGCATCGTTATTCGTCCGGGCCTTTTCAATCGCTTGAACTGAAATAACCGGTTGTTCATGGTGCGTCGTTGCGCTGGTTGGCGTTGATTTCGGTTGTTGATTTGTGGCACTTGTCACCGTAGTAGCTGCTGAACTCGGCTTCGTATCATCAATCGCGGCAGCCGATGCTGCAACCGATTGGGGATGCCGATCCAAGTCAGGATCAATAACTGATTTTGAGACAGGCGCCGCTGCTGTTGATGTCTCAGCTTGTGCTTGATCGACATCAATAGTTGCTGCAGATTCTTCAGTGGCTGACTTCGCCGCCGCACTATCTTTTAAATCATAAGCCAACGGAATTTGTTCATTAGCCTGACTATCATCATCTGGTAGTGGCTCCGTAATTGAGTTCCATAGTCGTTTCCCAAGCCGACCTTTATTTTCTTTCTTTGCCATTTAATTACCCCTAGCTTACTTCATTTTTAGTTTATTATTAAAATTCTGATTAACACGCGTTGGTCGGAATCAGCCGACGTTTAATAGTTAAATTATAGCATGGAATTAGCTTGCGAGAAACCGCTCTCGCAACGGTTTTGAGAATAATCCAGCCGTGACTTAATTTTAGATTAAAATTCTGTTATAATCGCCTTATTAACATTTTGAAAGCGAGGCGTTCCGATGGCAACTGCTAAAGTTATTTTTGCAACGATTACCGGTAACAATGAAGATGTTGCCGATGTCATTATTGAAAAGTTTGAGCGCTTAGGCGTCACGGTCACAAAAGAAGAAATCTCACAGGCCGATGCTAGTGAATTTGAAACTGTTGATATCGCTGTGATTGTCCCTTACACCTATGATGAAGGTGCGCTCCCCGAAGAAGGGCTTGATTTTTATGATGACCTGCAAGCCTTAGATCTAACTGGAAAAATTTACGGGTGTGCTGGTTCTGGTGATACATTTTATGAAGATGACTACTGCCGGGCCGTCACTGATTTTAGTCACGCCTTTAAGTCAACTGGCGCAACTCAAGGTGCTGCTGACGTTTTCGTCAATCTAGCACCTGAGGGAGAAGATTTAACCCATTTAGATGCCTTTGTTGAACAACTCGTTCAAGCGCAACAAAAAAACTAGACCATTGGCCTAGTTTTTTTTATGCCGCTGTAATAACCGTTGTCGAAAATAGTTATAACCGACTTCAACTAAGAAGAACAACCCCGTAATTCCGACAATATTAATTAAATACTCGCCAAGCCGGTAGCCAAGCTTAGCCCCCCAGACATCATAGGGTCCTTGGATTAATAAGAAGTAAATCGCTAAAGTTTGAATAATATAGCTGGTATGTCGCCAGATCGACTGCCATTTCATCTTGTTCCCTCCCTAAACGGTCGCTAATGTTTGTAAAGTTTGCTTTAACTGACTGACCGATAATTGGCCATGCTCACCTACATGTCCCACGCGCCCGAAAGTAATCGCTGACCCCATCAATTGACCGCAGACGCCACTATAACGACCTAAGCTACCGCTAGCCGTTGCAATCAAGGGCACATCTAGGACTTGATGGGCTTGAGTCGTAGCTGCCATTAAGGTCACAACATCGAGGGCCTGCGTTGGTTGCACCGACATTCGAATCACATCAGCTCCTGCTACAGCCATGGTCTGATAACTAGTCACTAATTCAGCCGGCGATGGTAACGTGCCGGTAATGGATTGACTTAAAATCAACCGAATCTGATGTGTCCGCATTTGGGTCACTAATGGTCCAAATTGAGGTGCTTTCAAATAACGACTTTCAACGTCAATCGCCGCCACCGCTCGATTATTAACTAAAGTCTGATAAATCTGATAATAAGTAGTTGGCGCCAACAATGAGCCCCGGATCGTGGCGATTACCGGAATCGTACCCAATAGCTGCTGCAACTGCACGGCCGTATTAATCAGTTCGGCCCGATTATCTAATTCCTGATAAGTATCCAAACGCCATTCAACGATTTGCGCCACTGAAGTTAAGACCTGCGCTGCTTGACCCAATAACGCTTGCCGATTTGAACCCGTCAGTGTCACACCAATCTTGGGCATGCCCGATGCTAATACGACACTACCAATCACTACATTCTTCAATCTCTTTACCCCACCTTCGCCATTGCTAATTCAAATGGCTCTATCACTAATTATTATACACTTTCCATTTAGGTCTAACGATTCCTCTTAATAATAGCAAATTTTCGCTAAGCTAACAGCTAATCTTCATTTTTAAAACCAAATTATCAAGTACTTTTAATATTATAAAAATAAAGTTGTCAACGCTTCCATTTCCATCATATAATTAGTCGTATTCAGACTAAAAAAGGAGCCCAATTATGAAAACAGAGAAACAACTGCGCTGGTCCAATATTGCACTAATTGCATTCGTGGCCGTATGGGGCTTAGGTAACGTGGTTAATAACTTTGCGTTACAAGGCTTATCGGTCGTCACATCTTGGATTTTAATTATGATTATTTATTTCGTCCCCTATACCTTAATTGTTGGTCAATTAGGATCAACTTTTAAAGAAGCCGAAGGTGGGGTCTCCTCTTGGATTCGAGCCACTAGCACGAAGCGCCTCGCTTACTACGCAGCTTGGACCTATTGGATTGTTCACATTCCTTATTTAGCTCAAAAGCCACAGGGGATTCTGATTGCCTTTAGTTGGTTATTTAGAGGTAACGGTAATTTCGTTAACAACACCCCTGCGATTGTTGTCCAAAGTATTTGTTTAGTGCTATTCTTATTCTTCCTTTGGATTGCGTCCCTCGGATTAACTACCCTTAAACGAATTGGGAGTGTCGCTGGGACTGGAATGTTCATCATGTCAATCTTGTTCATCATTCTGGCGGTTTCAGCACCATTGATGACTAAATCAACGGTCCAAACACCGGATATGCTATCTTTCAAGTCCTATCTCCCTAAATTTGATTTCGCTTACTTTACCACTGTTTCAATGTTAGTCTTTGCAGTTGGTGGTTCTGAAAAAATTTCACCATATGTTAATAAAACCAAAAATCCTGGCCGCGAATTTCCACTTGGAATGTTGGTCTTAGCTGGAATGGTTGCCATCTGTGCGCTATTAGGGTCATTTGCAATGGGGATTCTTTTCAACGCTAAAGACATTCCTTCAGACTTAATGGCCAATGGTGCTTACTACGCTTTCCAACGGCTTGGTTCCTTCTACCATGTTGGCAATCTCTTTATGATTCTGTATGCCATTGCCAATGTATTGGCTCAAGTTTCAGCTTTGGCCTTCTCAATTGATGCACCTTTAAAGATTTTATTAGGTGATGCTGATCCTGAATTCATTCCAAAAAAATTAAGCAAGATGAACAAGAAGGATGTTCCGGTAAATGGCTACATCATGACTGGAATTTTAGTTAGTATTTTAATTATCATTCCAGCATTAGGAATTGGTAATATGAATGAATTATATAATTGGTTACTAAACCTAAATTCTGTCGTTATGCCAATGCGTTACTTATGGGTCTTCTTAGCTTATATCTTATTAAATCAACATTTAAAAGAGTTTAAGAGTGATTACATGTTCTTAAAGAATCCGATGGTTGGTAAGTTAGTTGGGGCTTGGTGCTTCCTATTCACTGCCTTTGCCTGTATCTTAGGGATGGTACCTAAGACCACCTCACTAGCTGACAATCCTAGTAGCTGGTGGTTCCAATTATCCTTAAACATCGCAACTCCGATTATCTTCGTCGCCTTAGGCATGATCCTCCCGATGATTGCCCGGCGTCATCGAACCGCCTAACAGTGAGAACCAAAAGGCTGAGCCAGTTAATGGCTCAGCCTTTTTA
This region of Lactobacillus sp. CBA3605 genomic DNA includes:
- a CDS encoding NAD(P)-dependent oxidoreductase; the encoded protein is MPIALMVQATKAAQLEQLQQMYPAWQFKTVTTLKPAEYAQVEVMYGNHPILKELLAQTPVHLKFLQVISAGVDYLPLAQLKAAGVLVANTSGIHADAISESALAAMLTVVRGYHAAWQNQIGMRQWTLPTTTRTLTGQQLLIYGTGQIGQALAVKAAVLGLQVVGVNTTGHPAPHFTQTVALTDTAAALATANFIVNALPLTPTTAHFFNAQWFQQLGQHPMFINIGRGPSVVTADLITALDQHQLSWAALDVTDPEPLPATHPLWQRADVLITPHISGQIAHFRTVVFPIFKANFDQFNDQGTLCRNQVDLSRGY
- a CDS encoding flavodoxin — protein: MATAKVIFATITGNNEDVADVIIEKFERLGVTVTKEEISQADASEFETVDIAVIVPYTYDEGALPEEGLDFYDDLQALDLTGKIYGCAGSGDTFYEDDYCRAVTDFSHAFKSTGATQGAADVFVNLAPEGEDLTHLDAFVEQLVQAQQKN
- a CDS encoding type I 3-dehydroquinate dehydratase; the encoded protein is MKNVVIGSVVLASGMPKIGVTLTGSNRQALLGQAAQVLTSVAQIVEWRLDTYQELDNRAELINTAVQLQQLLGTIPVIATIRGSLLAPTTYYQIYQTLVNNRAVAAIDVESRYLKAPQFGPLVTQMRTHQIRLILSQSITGTLPSPAELVTSYQTMAVAGADVIRMSVQPTQALDVVTLMAATTQAHQVLDVPLIATASGSLGRYSGVCGQLMGSAITFGRVGHVGEHGQLSVSQLKQTLQTLATV
- a CDS encoding amino acid permease, translated to MMKTEKQLRWSNIALIAFVAVWGLGNVVNNFALQGLSVVTSWILIMIIYFVPYTLIVGQLGSTFKEAEGGVSSWIRATSTKRLAYYAAWTYWIVHIPYLAQKPQGILIAFSWLFRGNGNFVNNTPAIVVQSICLVLFLFFLWIASLGLTTLKRIGSVAGTGMFIMSILFIILAVSAPLMTKSTVQTPDMLSFKSYLPKFDFAYFTTVSMLVFAVGGSEKISPYVNKTKNPGREFPLGMLVLAGMVAICALLGSFAMGILFNAKDIPSDLMANGAYYAFQRLGSFYHVGNLFMILYAIANVLAQVSALAFSIDAPLKILLGDADPEFIPKKLSKMNKKDVPVNGYIMTGILVSILIIIPALGIGNMNELYNWLLNLNSVVMPMRYLWVFLAYILLNQHLKEFKSDYMFLKNPMVGKLVGAWCFLFTAFACILGMVPKTTSLADNPSSWWFQLSLNIATPIIFVALGMILPMIARRHRTA